In the genome of Leucobacter luti, one region contains:
- a CDS encoding M23 family metallopeptidase, which produces MQSSTELETAAAQQGLFSEVSAAEVPASLSDITAVAVDEVVEGNFTFRANALVNYPFAQSVLLTDPFGYRTAPVAQFHDAQDFGAAAGTPIQAIADGTVLEAGFASDGCGFGLKLEHDIDGKEVTSRYCHMQDASHTYKVGDVLKMGDLVGKVGATGMAFGAHLHMAVRVDDEPVDPMPFLAKYSRVDRDAQKVTTRGETSPAPTVGTPVPGER; this is translated from the coding sequence GTGCAAAGCAGCACCGAGCTGGAGACTGCGGCGGCGCAGCAAGGACTCTTCTCTGAGGTGTCTGCGGCGGAGGTCCCAGCGTCGCTCAGCGACATCACCGCTGTCGCAGTCGATGAGGTCGTCGAGGGCAACTTCACCTTCCGAGCGAACGCGCTCGTCAACTACCCGTTCGCTCAGTCCGTGCTGCTCACCGATCCATTCGGCTACCGCACGGCGCCGGTCGCTCAGTTCCACGATGCACAGGACTTCGGCGCCGCCGCAGGCACGCCAATCCAGGCAATTGCTGACGGCACCGTCCTCGAAGCCGGCTTTGCAAGTGACGGCTGCGGGTTCGGGCTCAAGCTGGAGCACGATATTGACGGCAAAGAGGTCACGAGCCGCTACTGCCACATGCAGGATGCGTCGCACACGTACAAGGTCGGCGATGTCTTGAAGATGGGCGACCTCGTGGGCAAAGTGGGCGCGACTGGAATGGCGTTCGGCGCACACCTGCACATGGCGGTGCGAGTCGACGATGAGCCTGTCGATCCGATGCCGTTCCTCGCGAAGTACAGCCGCGTTGACCGGGATGCCCAGAAGGTAACGACCCGGGGCGAGACCTCACCCGCACCCACCGTCGGCACCCCAGTGCCCGGGGAGCGCTAG
- the trpD gene encoding anthranilate phosphoribosyltransferase, giving the protein MIDERNWPTVLTALLDGADLSVSQAEWAMSRFMTGEASGAQVGAFLVALRSKGVTVDEVIGFRDAILAEAMPLELPAMSLDIVGTGGDRFGTVNISTMASITAAAAGVPVVKHGNRAASSQSGSSDVLSALGVNLDLDAAALTRAFEQVGIAFVHAAKFLPGFRHVAPARAELGIPTVFNFLGPLCNPVRPEASAVGVADIDRVPIFVGVFRLRGASALVFRGDDGLDELTTTGHSRLWEVSRGGLTEHDIDPRDLGIPRSEMSDLVGGTPDENAAVVRRVFAGERGPVRDIVLLNAAAGLVSFDLAKHPESVERALLERLGEKLKIAEDAIDSGRAAAKLADWSSATSAAHA; this is encoded by the coding sequence ATGATCGATGAGCGAAACTGGCCGACGGTTCTCACGGCGCTGCTTGATGGTGCAGACCTCAGTGTCTCCCAAGCGGAGTGGGCAATGTCCCGGTTTATGACCGGCGAGGCCAGCGGTGCACAGGTCGGGGCCTTTCTCGTCGCGCTCCGGTCGAAGGGCGTCACGGTCGATGAGGTGATTGGCTTCCGCGACGCGATTCTTGCTGAGGCAATGCCGCTCGAGTTGCCGGCGATGTCGCTCGACATTGTTGGTACGGGAGGCGATCGTTTCGGGACGGTGAATATCTCAACGATGGCATCGATTACCGCGGCCGCGGCCGGCGTCCCCGTTGTCAAACACGGCAACCGCGCCGCGAGTAGCCAGTCCGGTTCCTCAGATGTGCTGAGCGCGCTCGGGGTCAATCTCGACCTCGATGCGGCGGCGCTCACCCGAGCCTTCGAGCAGGTCGGGATCGCGTTCGTGCACGCGGCGAAGTTCCTTCCAGGGTTCCGGCACGTCGCTCCGGCTCGCGCCGAGCTCGGGATTCCGACTGTGTTCAACTTCCTCGGTCCGCTCTGCAACCCGGTGCGGCCTGAGGCGTCTGCGGTTGGCGTCGCTGATATTGACCGAGTCCCCATCTTCGTGGGGGTGTTCCGCCTGCGCGGGGCATCTGCGCTCGTGTTCCGAGGCGATGACGGGCTCGACGAGCTCACCACGACGGGGCACTCCAGGCTTTGGGAGGTCAGCCGCGGCGGGCTCACCGAGCACGATATCGATCCGCGCGATCTTGGTATTCCGCGCTCCGAGATGAGCGATCTTGTCGGTGGCACCCCTGATGAGAATGCCGCGGTTGTGCGTCGCGTCTTCGCCGGGGAGCGTGGCCCGGTGCGCGATATTGTGCTGCTGAACGCCGCTGCAGGACTGGTGTCCTTCGATCTCGCCAAGCATCCGGAGTCAGTTGAGCGTGCTCTGCTCGAACGACTGGGTGAAAAGCTGAAGATCGCCGAGGACGCGATCGATTCTGGCCGTGCCGCGGCGAAGCTTGCCGACTGGTCGTCTGCGACTTCCGCGGCGCACGCCTAG
- a CDS encoding heme-copper oxidase subunit III encodes MNTKSAVPSVKRPNLVAVGTIVWLGSEVMFFAGLFAIYFTLRAMNPELWAEQTAKHNFTFALINTLILVASSFTAQAGVFAAERGQPRATGASPRNWGTVEWFFLTFFMGAIFVAGQTYEYATFVSEGITLASDPYGSAFYMTTGFHGIHVSLGLVAFLLVIGRIYAVKNFTHKEETTAVVVSYYWHFVDIVWIILFIVIYVLK; translated from the coding sequence ATGAATACCAAGTCAGCCGTGCCTTCGGTGAAGCGACCGAATCTCGTCGCCGTCGGCACGATCGTGTGGCTCGGCAGCGAGGTCATGTTCTTCGCGGGCCTCTTCGCGATCTACTTCACGCTGCGCGCAATGAACCCTGAACTGTGGGCCGAACAGACTGCGAAGCACAACTTCACCTTCGCGTTGATCAACACCTTGATCCTGGTCGCCTCCTCGTTCACCGCTCAGGCGGGCGTGTTCGCCGCCGAACGCGGTCAGCCACGCGCCACCGGAGCGAGCCCACGCAACTGGGGCACGGTGGAATGGTTCTTCCTCACCTTCTTCATGGGCGCCATCTTCGTGGCAGGCCAGACCTACGAGTACGCGACATTCGTGTCAGAGGGCATCACCCTCGCATCGGATCCGTATGGCTCTGCGTTCTACATGACCACAGGCTTCCACGGCATTCACGTGTCATTGGGCCTCGTGGCCTTCCTCCTCGTGATTGGCCGCATCTACGCGGTGAAGAACTTCACCCACAAGGAAGAGACAACCGCTGTCGTCGTGTCGTACTACTGGCACTTCGTCGACATCGTGTGGATCATCCTCTTCATCGTCATCTACGTCCTTAAATAG
- a CDS encoding cytochrome c, with protein MARAKKNVRKTGRRHPLATAALVAVGLLVTGAAYAGVSQTSATAEIDLNAPATIAAGEKLFGANCATCHGAGAQGTPEGPSLVGAGAASVNFQVGTGRMPLAFQGPQGMVKPAQFTEEQTLQMAAYVASLAPGPALPETQYLQADSDDEGIANGGELFRINCAMCHNVSAAGGALTQGKFAPKLTGVAPTHIYEAMVTGPQNMPVFSDANISPQEKADIISYLKYIEEKPAIGGLTLGSIGPVAEGLFIWVIGLGAIIGLTVWVTAKSN; from the coding sequence ATGGCTCGCGCCAAGAAGAACGTTCGTAAGACCGGCCGCCGGCACCCGCTTGCTACCGCTGCACTCGTTGCGGTCGGACTGCTCGTGACCGGCGCCGCGTATGCGGGTGTCAGTCAGACGTCCGCCACCGCGGAAATCGATCTCAATGCTCCCGCGACTATCGCGGCAGGCGAGAAGCTCTTCGGAGCCAACTGTGCAACCTGCCACGGTGCAGGCGCTCAGGGCACGCCGGAAGGCCCCTCGCTCGTCGGTGCGGGTGCCGCCTCGGTGAATTTCCAGGTCGGTACCGGACGTATGCCGCTCGCCTTCCAGGGCCCCCAGGGCATGGTGAAGCCCGCGCAGTTCACCGAGGAGCAGACCTTGCAGATGGCAGCGTACGTTGCCTCGCTCGCTCCAGGACCGGCGCTCCCCGAGACGCAGTACCTGCAGGCCGACAGCGACGATGAGGGCATCGCAAACGGTGGCGAGCTCTTCCGCATCAACTGCGCCATGTGCCACAACGTTTCCGCCGCAGGTGGCGCGCTGACACAGGGCAAGTTTGCGCCGAAGCTGACGGGCGTCGCCCCGACCCACATTTACGAGGCCATGGTCACCGGCCCGCAGAACATGCCTGTCTTCAGCGATGCGAACATCTCGCCGCAGGAAAAGGCCGACATCATCTCGTACCTCAAGTACATCGAGGAGAAGCCGGCAATTGGCGGCCTGACCCTCGGGTCGATCGGCCCCGTAGCTGAGGGCCTCTTCATCTGGGTAATCGGACTGGGCGCCATCATCGGCCTCACGGTCTGGGTTACCGCGAAGTCGAACTAG
- a CDS encoding ubiquinol-cytochrome c reductase iron-sulfur subunit, with translation MAEEAKNNGHNGAVVAAQGHGSVEAAAGTAVISSDAVQNPGLPPHRKRVTDLDPKKAKSAERTVYTLFYISIAGSLGAVLAYMFFPIESGDPMAIRIHTMFVGLGMALALLAVGIGAVHWGKALMADHESIDERHPVPSDEPTREAAAEVFTLANEESGFSRRSLVRNSLIGALIAFPLPGITLLRGLAPQDRDPVQLLKHTMWTKGVRLARDPSGVPIKASEVTIGSAFHVIPETLNHDDFAKMSLDERGGSDTLLDAKAKAIVLLMRLDQEELKELPERESWSYDGIVAYSKVCTHVGCPVALYEQHTHHLLCPCHQSQFDVSEHAKVVFGPAKRPLPQLPIAVDEEGYLVAQSDFHEPVGPSYWERLK, from the coding sequence ATGGCAGAGGAAGCGAAGAACAACGGCCACAATGGCGCCGTTGTCGCCGCCCAGGGCCACGGCTCGGTCGAAGCTGCAGCAGGAACCGCAGTTATTTCGTCCGACGCCGTGCAGAATCCGGGCCTTCCGCCGCACCGCAAGCGCGTCACGGATCTGGATCCCAAGAAGGCAAAGAGTGCTGAGCGCACTGTTTACACCCTCTTCTACATCTCGATCGCAGGCAGCCTCGGAGCGGTGCTCGCGTACATGTTCTTCCCGATTGAGTCGGGCGATCCCATGGCGATCCGCATCCACACGATGTTCGTCGGCCTGGGTATGGCACTTGCCCTGCTCGCCGTCGGCATCGGTGCGGTGCACTGGGGCAAGGCGCTCATGGCCGACCACGAGTCGATCGATGAGCGCCACCCGGTCCCCAGCGACGAGCCCACCCGCGAGGCAGCAGCTGAGGTATTCACGCTGGCAAACGAAGAGTCCGGGTTCTCCCGCCGCTCGCTCGTGCGCAACAGCCTGATCGGTGCGCTCATCGCGTTCCCCCTTCCGGGCATCACCCTCCTGCGTGGCCTTGCTCCGCAGGATCGCGATCCGGTACAGCTGCTCAAGCACACGATGTGGACGAAGGGTGTGCGACTCGCACGCGATCCCTCCGGAGTCCCGATCAAGGCCAGCGAGGTCACCATCGGCTCGGCGTTCCATGTCATCCCCGAGACGCTGAATCACGACGACTTCGCGAAGATGAGCCTGGACGAGCGTGGCGGAAGTGACACTCTCCTCGACGCCAAGGCCAAGGCCATCGTCTTGCTGATGCGTCTGGACCAGGAGGAGCTCAAGGAGCTTCCCGAGCGCGAGAGCTGGTCCTACGATGGAATCGTCGCCTACTCGAAGGTGTGCACGCACGTCGGTTGCCCCGTTGCGCTCTACGAGCAGCACACGCACCACCTGCTGTGCCCCTGCCACCAGTCGCAGTTCGACGTTTCGGAGCACGCCAAGGTCGTCTTCGGACCCGCAAAGCGGCCCCTGCCGCAGCTGCCCATCGCTGTGGACGAAGAGGGCTACCTCGTCGCACAGAGCGATTTCCATGAACCTGTCGGCCCGAGCTACTGGGAGCGCCTCAAGTGA
- a CDS encoding ubiquinol-cytochrome c reductase cytochrome b subunit: protein MSSTVTESPAQNGSSRFTAAAANYIDERTKIGVAVKEFGRKVFPDHWSFLLGEVALYSFIVILLSGTFLTLFFQATMIETHYTGPYVPMKGVEMSGAMASTLDISFSVRGGLLMRHVHHWAALLFVASIGLHMLRIFFTGAFRKPRELNWVIGFVLFILAMAEGFTGYSLPDDVLSGNGLRIIDGIIKAIPVIGTYLSYFFFGGEFPGTDIVGRLYMLHIMLLPALVILFVALHLAFVVIHKHAQYPGPGKTQQNVVGFPVLPVYAAKAGGFFFIVFGVIVLIASFVGINPIWAYGPYDPSPVSAGTQPDWYIGFADGMLRLVPPGLETEWFGYTWSWNMLLPLAIIGLFIVLVMIYPFIEAWVTGDKREHHILDRPRNAPTRTAIGAAGVTFYAVMWAGASSDLMATHFQLSMEGVIHALQALLIVGPIVAYIVTKRICLALQKKDRSIALHGYESGRIVRMPGGEFVEVHKPLDEYESWELVSYHDYAPLMLRPNDDGRIPFSKRLRAGFTRWFFEDRIVPPSKGEIEQSKHEGH, encoded by the coding sequence GTGAGCAGCACCGTAACCGAATCCCCCGCGCAGAACGGCTCGAGCCGCTTCACCGCAGCGGCGGCGAACTACATCGATGAGCGCACCAAGATCGGTGTCGCCGTCAAGGAATTCGGACGCAAGGTCTTCCCCGACCACTGGTCCTTCCTGCTTGGTGAGGTCGCCCTCTACAGCTTCATCGTCATCCTGCTGTCGGGCACGTTCCTGACGCTCTTCTTCCAGGCGACGATGATCGAGACCCACTACACCGGCCCCTATGTGCCGATGAAGGGTGTCGAGATGTCCGGCGCTATGGCGTCGACACTTGATATCTCGTTCTCTGTCCGCGGTGGCCTCCTGATGCGCCATGTGCACCACTGGGCCGCACTGCTCTTCGTTGCCTCTATTGGCCTGCACATGCTGCGCATCTTCTTCACGGGTGCGTTCCGCAAGCCGCGTGAGCTCAACTGGGTCATTGGCTTCGTGCTCTTCATCCTCGCGATGGCAGAGGGCTTCACCGGCTACTCACTCCCCGATGACGTGCTCTCCGGCAACGGTCTTCGGATCATCGATGGCATCATCAAGGCGATCCCGGTCATCGGCACCTACCTCTCGTACTTCTTCTTCGGAGGCGAGTTCCCGGGTACCGACATCGTTGGCCGTCTGTACATGCTGCACATCATGTTGCTGCCTGCACTCGTCATCCTGTTCGTGGCGCTGCACCTCGCCTTCGTGGTCATTCACAAGCATGCGCAGTACCCCGGCCCCGGCAAGACCCAGCAGAACGTCGTTGGCTTCCCCGTCCTCCCCGTCTACGCGGCGAAGGCTGGTGGGTTCTTCTTCATCGTGTTCGGCGTGATCGTCTTGATCGCTTCCTTCGTGGGGATCAACCCGATCTGGGCCTACGGTCCGTACGATCCGTCGCCGGTGTCCGCCGGTACCCAGCCTGACTGGTACATCGGCTTCGCGGACGGCATGCTCCGTCTCGTCCCGCCGGGCCTTGAGACTGAGTGGTTCGGTTACACCTGGTCCTGGAACATGCTGCTGCCGCTGGCAATCATCGGTCTCTTCATCGTTCTCGTGATGATCTACCCGTTCATCGAAGCCTGGGTCACCGGCGATAAGCGCGAACACCACATCCTGGATCGCCCGCGCAACGCTCCTACCCGCACCGCAATCGGAGCGGCAGGTGTCACCTTCTACGCAGTGATGTGGGCGGGCGCAAGCTCCGACCTCATGGCCACGCACTTCCAGCTCTCGATGGAGGGTGTGATCCATGCACTGCAGGCACTGCTGATTGTTGGTCCGATCGTGGCGTACATCGTCACAAAGCGGATCTGCCTCGCACTGCAGAAGAAGGATCGCAGCATCGCCCTCCACGGCTACGAGTCCGGACGCATTGTCCGCATGCCGGGCGGCGAGTTCGTCGAGGTGCACAAGCCACTCGACGAGTACGAGTCCTGGGAGCTCGTGAGCTACCACGATTACGCGCCGCTCATGCTCCGTCCGAACGACGATGGCCGCATCCCCTTCTCCAAGCGCCTCCGCGCGGGCTTCACCCGCTGGTTCTTCGAGGATAGGATCGTTCCCCCGTCCAAGGGCGAGATCGAACAGAGCAAGCACGAGGGACACTAG